Proteins from a genomic interval of Trifolium pratense cultivar HEN17-A07 linkage group LG6, ARS_RC_1.1, whole genome shotgun sequence:
- the LOC123891745 gene encoding uncharacterized protein LOC123891745, whose protein sequence is MRYQFKEIAIRPRNDHPSKHVSNHIRLSLNRLHTSKSESLAGLPPELDSVRNQILSSATVPSYDTVCEQLLRLSAPTPAAIPVSTSLNVPVDSTALVSNYYQRGGRGGGRGNNRHRSRCTFCNRIGHIEVECRTKANQLQPKVVNVAQIEASNTGGQVSLSTAEYNEYLKLKAQMQTTAPVASVSQNGNPIAFVSQSSSLGPWILDSGASDHMSGSKYWDDDWSRA, encoded by the exons ATGAGGTATCAATTCAAAGAGATAGCGATTAGACCAAGAAATGACCACCCTAGCAAGCATGTGAGCAACCATATTCGTTTGTCGCTTAATAGACTTCACACCTCAAAGTCTGAAT CACTTGCTGGTCTTCCACCAGAACTTGACTCAGTTCGCAATCAAATTTTATCTAGTGCTACTGTCCCGTCATACGACACTGTTTGCGAGCAGCTACTGCGTCTCTCAGCTCCTACTCCAGCCGCTATTCCGGTGTCCACTTCTCTCAATGTGCCTGTTGACTCTACTGCACTTGTCTCAAATTACTATCAACGAGGTGGCAGAGGCGGAGGACGTGGAAATAATCGACATCGATCCCGCTGTACCTTTTGCAACCGTATTGGCCACATTGAAGTAGAGTGCCGAACAAAAGCTAATCAATTGCAGCCCAAAGTTGTGAATGTTGCTCAAATTGAAGCCTCTAACACCGGTGGTCAAGTCTCCCTTTCTACCGCAGAGTATAATGAGTATCTCAAACTGAAGGCACAAATGCAAACTACTGCACCGGTTGCCTCTGTTTCTCAGAATGGTAATCCCATTGCTTTTGTTTCACAATCTTCTTCACTTGGACCTTGGATCCTTGACTCAGGCGCCTCTGATCATATGTCCG GATCGAAGTACTGGGACGATGATTGGAGTAGGGCATGA